One Vallitalea pronyensis genomic region harbors:
- a CDS encoding ABC transporter permease — MNQHIVPFSQGSKKKQLYLNKIFMSFKSSWQLYVMFLLPLMYILIFKYYPMLGTQIAFKDYKLSKGIWGSEWVGLDHFLRFFKSYQFNRVVFNTLRLSLYAIIAGFPLPIILAISLNYTRKKTYKKLVQMVTYMPHFISVVVMVGIILQFLNPRYGMVNALIVALGGQGIDFMGKPGLFGSVYVWSGVWQNLGYGSIIYLAALAGVSPELHEAAIMDGASLIKRIRHIDIPGIMPTAIILLIMRMGHILDVGFQKILLLQNPMNLRTSETIATYVYKVGLQAGRPDFGYATAIGLSKSVISLVILILVNRFAKRYSETSLW, encoded by the coding sequence ATGAATCAACACATTGTACCATTCAGTCAAGGATCAAAAAAGAAGCAGCTATATCTCAACAAGATATTCATGTCCTTCAAGTCTTCTTGGCAACTATATGTTATGTTTCTATTACCATTAATGTATATATTGATCTTTAAGTATTATCCCATGTTGGGTACTCAAATAGCTTTCAAAGATTATAAATTATCGAAAGGAATCTGGGGTAGTGAGTGGGTTGGATTGGACCATTTTTTGCGTTTTTTTAAATCTTATCAATTTAATAGAGTCGTGTTTAATACCTTAAGGTTATCGTTATATGCCATCATTGCAGGATTTCCATTACCCATTATATTGGCCATCAGTCTGAATTATACACGAAAAAAAACGTACAAGAAATTGGTACAGATGGTCACATATATGCCTCATTTTATTTCAGTGGTGGTCATGGTAGGTATTATTTTGCAATTTCTCAATCCAAGATACGGTATGGTGAATGCACTAATCGTTGCTTTGGGTGGTCAAGGCATTGACTTTATGGGTAAACCAGGTCTCTTTGGAAGCGTATATGTATGGTCAGGCGTTTGGCAGAATCTAGGCTATGGATCCATTATTTATTTGGCTGCTTTGGCAGGTGTCAGCCCAGAACTCCATGAAGCAGCTATTATGGATGGTGCGTCCTTGATAAAAAGGATTAGGCACATTGATATTCCTGGTATTATGCCCACAGCGATTATCCTTTTAATTATGCGGATGGGACATATTCTGGATGTAGGGTTCCAGAAAATCCTGTTGCTACAAAACCCCATGAATTTAAGAACATCTGAAACCATTGCTACCTATGTCTATAAAGTAGGCTTGCAAGCTGGTCGCCCAGATTTTGGCTATGCGACGGCCATAGGCCTATCCAAATCGGTCATTAGTTTAGTGATTCTTATACTTGTTAATCGTTTTGCAAAACGCTATAGTGAAACCAGCTTATGGTAA
- a CDS encoding carbohydrate ABC transporter permease has protein sequence MLVKSKESKGDRIFRIVNFILLTLFFLAVLYPILYVVSASFSSAEAVISGKVFLWPVGFTLKGYQTILQHHGVWTGYANSIFYAGVGTSINVVFTILAAYPLSRKSFRFRNFFMFVLTFTMIFSGGLIPTYLLVTKLFHHTRWALLIPGALSVYNVIITRTFFQNSIPEEILESAQLDGCNDFQFVWRIVLPLSKSIIAVITLFYVVGHWNEYFSAMLYLKDTKLYPLQLVLRQILVENQTDESMFTDIENMIEKQNLQELLKYALMIVSSIPVLIIYPFVQKHFVKGVMVGSLKG, from the coding sequence ATGCTTGTAAAGAGTAAAGAATCAAAAGGTGACCGGATTTTTAGAATCGTTAATTTCATCCTATTAACATTGTTTTTTTTAGCCGTGTTGTACCCTATTCTATACGTGGTGAGTGCATCCTTTAGTTCCGCTGAAGCTGTCATTAGTGGAAAGGTCTTTTTATGGCCTGTAGGTTTTACGTTAAAAGGTTATCAAACCATCCTTCAACATCATGGCGTATGGACAGGCTATGCTAATTCCATTTTTTATGCTGGTGTAGGTACAAGCATTAATGTGGTTTTTACTATTCTAGCGGCTTATCCATTATCAAGAAAGTCTTTTAGGTTCAGAAATTTTTTTATGTTTGTATTGACTTTTACCATGATTTTTAGTGGAGGCTTAATTCCAACTTATTTGCTGGTGACAAAGCTCTTTCACCATACAAGATGGGCTTTATTAATACCTGGTGCATTATCGGTATACAACGTCATTATCACCAGAACATTTTTTCAAAATAGTATACCAGAAGAAATTTTAGAATCGGCTCAATTAGATGGGTGCAATGATTTTCAGTTCGTATGGCGAATCGTACTGCCCTTATCCAAATCAATTATTGCAGTCATAACCTTGTTCTATGTAGTAGGGCATTGGAATGAGTACTTCAGTGCGATGTTATATTTAAAAGATACAAAGTTATACCCGCTGCAACTGGTATTAAGACAAATATTAGTTGAGAATCAAACGGATGAAAGTATGTTTACAGATATAGAGAATATGATTGAGAAGCAGAACTTACAGGAGTTATTAAAGTATGCACTCATGATTGTCTCAAGCATTCCTGTTCTCATTATTTATCCCTTTGTACAAAAACATTTTGTCAAGGGCGTGATGGTGGGCTCATTAAAAGGGTAA
- a CDS encoding type 2 periplasmic-binding domain-containing protein, translating into MRKRLTDLTSVLLVMVLILAGCGGHTEESSSQKKETGDKGSICTPKGVFPIVKEGEEVTLTVTVHNKNTDDYENNVFTKYLEEQTGVRLKFNVLNHVDSEEQFNIMMTSGDYTDIILGLDIPRAEQTMYAQDGMLIPLNDLYATYGDGIKAAIKEYGSEEEIIAYLSLNDGNMYGITNFVESFHTKAKNKMWIYKPWLDTLGLEVPQTTEEFYHVLKAFKEQDPNGNGIADEVPLAGAAKGWETQVDKFLMNAFAFNNTSGRDNLYLDGNTVYASFNTEGWRQGIEYMHQLYNEGLIAPESCTQDSKQLKLMGESEVPILGAAAAGAVSEFTQVNGDSGRWLEYVPVPILEGPTGRRKNIYNETAFDQYRAYITDRCKHPDVAFRVIDFLLREDVNRMAQYGIEGTDWRHAEDGEQGLDGKQGVIKIMQTPERNTTWAQSIPELQPLSFRIGRVFDLPHIESILYRATKEHYLPYAADDGEMLPRDLIYPEDVATELVDLQTNIKTYVDEMLVRFVFNDADIKKDWDNYLQELENIGLKRYIEIVQDAYNQRYGK; encoded by the coding sequence GTGCGAAAAAGATTAACAGATTTAACAAGTGTACTGCTGGTGATGGTATTAATACTTGCAGGGTGTGGTGGACATACAGAAGAAAGCAGCAGCCAAAAAAAAGAGACCGGTGATAAGGGTTCAATATGTACACCTAAAGGCGTGTTTCCCATTGTAAAAGAAGGTGAAGAAGTCACATTAACCGTAACCGTCCATAACAAAAATACAGATGATTATGAAAACAATGTATTTACAAAATATCTTGAAGAACAGACGGGTGTTCGTCTAAAGTTTAATGTATTAAATCATGTCGATTCTGAAGAACAATTTAACATTATGATGACCAGTGGTGATTATACGGATATTATTCTTGGATTGGATATACCTCGAGCAGAGCAGACCATGTATGCACAAGATGGTATGCTGATACCATTGAATGATTTATATGCAACCTATGGGGATGGTATAAAAGCTGCTATCAAAGAATATGGTTCAGAAGAAGAGATTATAGCTTATCTTTCATTAAACGATGGTAACATGTACGGTATTACTAATTTTGTGGAGTCTTTCCATACAAAAGCAAAAAATAAGATGTGGATTTATAAACCTTGGTTGGACACTTTAGGCCTTGAGGTACCTCAAACAACAGAAGAATTTTATCATGTACTTAAGGCATTTAAAGAACAAGACCCCAATGGTAATGGTATAGCTGATGAAGTACCCCTTGCAGGCGCAGCGAAAGGTTGGGAAACCCAAGTGGATAAATTTCTGATGAATGCCTTCGCTTTTAACAATACATCCGGTAGAGATAACTTATATTTAGATGGCAACACCGTTTATGCATCTTTTAATACAGAAGGATGGCGACAGGGTATTGAGTATATGCATCAATTATACAATGAAGGACTTATTGCACCTGAAAGCTGTACGCAAGATAGCAAACAATTAAAACTCATGGGAGAAAGTGAAGTCCCTATACTTGGAGCAGCAGCAGCTGGAGCAGTAAGCGAGTTTACACAGGTGAATGGAGATAGTGGAAGATGGCTGGAATATGTACCAGTCCCTATTCTTGAAGGTCCAACTGGCAGAAGAAAGAATATTTATAATGAAACAGCCTTTGACCAGTACAGAGCCTACATAACGGATAGATGCAAACACCCTGATGTGGCATTTAGAGTGATTGATTTCTTATTAAGAGAAGATGTGAATCGTATGGCCCAGTATGGTATCGAAGGTACAGATTGGCGACATGCTGAAGACGGTGAACAAGGGTTAGATGGGAAGCAGGGTGTCATCAAAATTATGCAAACACCTGAGAGAAACACAACATGGGCTCAATCCATACCAGAACTACAACCGTTATCCTTCCGTATTGGAAGAGTTTTTGATCTACCTCATATTGAGTCGATTCTCTATCGTGCAACAAAAGAACATTACCTTCCCTATGCAGCGGATGATGGTGAAATGCTACCAAGGGATTTAATCTACCCTGAAGACGTTGCAACAGAGTTAGTGGATCTTCAAACCAATATCAAGACATATGTGGATGAAATGCTGGTTCGATTTGTGTTTAATGATGCGGATATTAAGAAAGATTGGGATAACTATCTTCAAGAATTAGAGAACATTGGTTTAAAGCGCTATATTGAAATCGTACAAGATGCTTACAATCAACGCTATGGGAAGTAA
- a CDS encoding glycoside hydrolase family 28 protein: MIYNVRDFGAIGDGLTDDTQAIQDAMDACSNTDGEVIIPQGVYQCGTVYLRSKMTLNIKQHAVLLGSDVINDYVETQADFTDAVGQKRGRCLLLGFQVKDVHVKGEGCICGRGHGFVPEEDSFPIRPFLVRFIACEDIDIEGITLRDAGAWCLHLHSSRNITISHVTIDNHVNRNNDGIDIDACSHVLIQSCYINTGDDAICLKTTKDEPCEHIVVKHCVISSHWSGFKIGTESVGDFRDIQVEDCFFYDIKGCAIKIVPVDGGHVEGVKIRRINLLRCTGPIFVASGNRLNTYFNEARSEPGTIKQVIIEHVCGDVIEAVGNGTNGLDDAKGCVVISGILEQPVEDIIIRSCDLSMPGGVKTIREAYQVPEMEDRYPEFGNFGILPAYGFFLRHGKNITLENNVIRLKKEDCRLEVVKEDIMEDS, translated from the coding sequence ATGATATATAACGTTAGAGATTTTGGGGCAATAGGTGATGGCCTAACAGATGATACGCAAGCCATACAAGATGCCATGGACGCTTGCAGCAACACAGATGGAGAAGTCATCATACCACAGGGTGTCTATCAATGTGGTACGGTGTATCTAAGAAGCAAAATGACACTGAACATCAAACAACATGCTGTTCTTTTGGGGAGTGATGTCATCAATGATTATGTAGAGACCCAGGCAGATTTTACCGATGCTGTTGGACAGAAAAGAGGACGTTGTTTGCTGCTTGGGTTTCAGGTGAAGGATGTTCATGTAAAAGGTGAAGGGTGTATATGTGGTAGAGGCCATGGTTTTGTACCAGAAGAAGATAGCTTTCCTATAAGACCTTTCCTCGTAAGATTTATAGCATGTGAAGATATTGACATAGAGGGTATCACTCTAAGGGATGCAGGTGCGTGGTGCCTGCATCTTCACAGTAGCAGGAACATTACCATCAGCCATGTAACCATTGATAATCATGTCAATCGCAATAATGATGGCATTGATATTGATGCATGCAGTCATGTTCTGATTCAAAGCTGTTATATTAATACTGGCGATGACGCCATATGTTTGAAGACAACCAAGGATGAGCCCTGTGAGCATATTGTGGTTAAGCATTGTGTTATCTCATCTCACTGGAGCGGGTTTAAAATAGGTACAGAATCAGTCGGTGATTTTAGAGATATTCAAGTAGAAGACTGTTTTTTTTATGATATTAAAGGCTGTGCAATTAAAATCGTACCAGTAGATGGTGGACATGTGGAAGGTGTCAAAATCCGAAGAATCAATTTGCTTCGATGTACAGGCCCCATTTTTGTTGCTTCAGGTAACCGCTTAAACACCTATTTTAATGAAGCCCGTTCAGAGCCAGGAACCATTAAGCAAGTCATCATTGAACATGTTTGCGGCGATGTCATTGAAGCAGTTGGAAACGGCACAAACGGTTTGGATGATGCCAAAGGATGTGTTGTTATTTCGGGGATACTGGAACAACCTGTAGAAGATATTATCATACGTTCATGTGACTTGTCCATGCCTGGAGGGGTAAAAACGATTCGTGAAGCGTATCAAGTACCTGAAATGGAGGATAGATATCCCGAATTCGGAAATTTTGGCATATTACCTGCATATGGTTTCTTCCTTCGCCATGGGAAAAATATCACTTTAGAGAACAATGTGATTAGGCTCAAGAAAGAAGATTGTCGCCTAGAAGTTGTCAAAGAAGATATCATGGAAGACTCCTAA
- a CDS encoding helix-turn-helix domain-containing protein translates to MKDIDVKHQVLLRFIIPYLLIFILSVFTYMIFYHSTLKMMEEEVVKNNKLSLEQISQIIDDDMTEIYDMAYRISNDSDIENLRFISKPFLHHNVIKLYGLSEKMKKYKIYNKLVLDFSIMYQENNAIITPTTIYKRETFFASYFDDITITYQQLMDEIALIKGRGFIPMGKVSIDGVQKDVLAFVHKISFHSRNNDAIVFLLDTAHIKNLFSSVDISDGGYIHVKDDRERLWIQLPSQDVNHAYHGNEHVTKDLDNKTGMIVTKVISENRGWEFIVAQPEKIVHSKVIHFRKIMMLALMIYLIVGMMFSFSVAYKRSKPLQNILDCIKSKQAPMHGAQSGNVYHTLEKYLDHIRQNNAALTKRLDNQIPLIRSAFFENILKGNSHSLEEINLVADYMDLNISGHYFAVSTFVMNTTQDVRMDKKVEALNLQQLLLEDLINKYIKGNKHIHQSETGRITVIHSYAGSEKDRFIHELREGFHHIKNSEYIAHRVYIGVGEVYDSLLHMSKSYEEANQAINYLEYSNQTILMFSSDIIRNNHVYYYPSDTDTKLIHYVASGDKESIKELVEGLYEENFIAKALSYEMIQLFVYNVYSSILKCAENMSILDNHVLTRIRSRVNHMHKHQRKADLYECEPVVRYYDELCDIVEARKNSRNESLIIAIKAYLEDNYTDAMLNLNKLSLTFNMSETYLSQYFKEHTGENYSDYLKKIRMQYAASQLLETDKNISQISDAIGYSSISAFSRAFRQYYGISASMYKKNACTCYSIENGGESNGY, encoded by the coding sequence ATGAAAGATATAGATGTAAAGCATCAAGTTCTGTTAAGATTTATTATTCCATACTTACTGATTTTCATCTTATCTGTTTTTACGTATATGATATTCTATCATAGTACCCTGAAGATGATGGAAGAAGAGGTTGTTAAGAACAATAAACTATCCCTAGAACAAATCAGTCAAATTATAGATGATGATATGACGGAAATATATGATATGGCATACCGTATAAGCAACGATTCAGATATCGAGAATCTGAGATTTATTAGCAAGCCCTTTCTACACCATAACGTCATCAAACTTTATGGGTTATCGGAGAAGATGAAAAAATATAAGATCTATAATAAGTTGGTATTAGATTTTTCTATTATGTATCAAGAGAATAACGCCATCATCACACCAACTACCATCTATAAGAGGGAGACTTTCTTTGCATCGTATTTTGATGACATTACCATCACATATCAGCAGCTAATGGATGAAATAGCGTTAATTAAGGGTAGAGGTTTTATCCCTATGGGTAAGGTAAGTATAGACGGGGTCCAGAAAGATGTGTTGGCCTTTGTTCATAAAATAAGTTTTCATTCCCGTAACAATGATGCCATTGTATTCTTATTGGATACTGCCCATATCAAAAATCTTTTTAGCAGTGTTGATATTTCAGATGGTGGTTATATCCATGTAAAAGATGATCGAGAAAGATTATGGATACAGTTACCTTCACAAGATGTTAATCATGCATATCATGGTAACGAGCATGTAACAAAAGATTTGGATAATAAAACAGGAATGATTGTCACGAAGGTCATATCTGAGAATCGAGGATGGGAATTTATCGTTGCTCAGCCTGAAAAGATTGTACATAGCAAAGTTATTCACTTTAGAAAAATTATGATGCTAGCCTTAATGATATATCTCATTGTTGGTATGATGTTTTCATTTTCTGTTGCATATAAACGTTCTAAACCTTTGCAAAATATCTTAGATTGTATTAAAAGTAAACAAGCACCAATGCATGGTGCGCAATCAGGTAATGTTTATCATACATTAGAAAAGTATTTAGACCATATACGACAGAACAATGCGGCTCTTACAAAACGTTTAGACAATCAGATCCCCTTAATTCGAAGTGCTTTTTTTGAAAATATCTTAAAAGGTAATAGTCACTCTTTAGAAGAAATCAATTTGGTTGCAGACTATATGGATCTTAACATAAGTGGTCATTATTTTGCAGTATCCACTTTTGTGATGAATACAACACAAGATGTTCGCATGGATAAGAAGGTGGAGGCTTTGAATTTACAGCAATTACTATTAGAAGACTTAATTAATAAGTATATAAAAGGCAACAAACATATCCACCAATCGGAAACGGGAAGAATAACCGTTATTCATAGTTATGCAGGATCGGAAAAGGACAGGTTTATTCATGAACTGCGGGAGGGGTTTCACCATATAAAAAACAGTGAGTATATCGCACATCGTGTGTATATTGGTGTAGGAGAAGTCTATGATAGTCTGCTTCATATGTCCAAATCCTACGAAGAGGCCAATCAAGCCATTAATTATCTTGAATACAGTAATCAAACCATTCTAATGTTTTCATCGGATATTATAAGAAATAATCACGTATATTATTATCCTTCTGATACAGATACAAAGCTTATTCATTATGTAGCATCCGGTGATAAGGAGAGCATAAAAGAACTTGTGGAGGGGTTATATGAAGAGAATTTTATAGCCAAGGCATTATCTTATGAAATGATCCAACTGTTCGTGTATAATGTTTACAGTTCAATATTAAAGTGTGCTGAAAACATGTCCATTCTAGATAATCATGTATTAACCCGTATCCGTAGTAGAGTGAATCATATGCACAAGCATCAAAGAAAAGCAGATCTCTATGAATGTGAACCAGTTGTTCGTTATTATGATGAATTGTGTGATATTGTGGAAGCAAGAAAAAACAGTCGAAATGAATCCTTGATAATAGCCATTAAAGCCTATCTAGAGGATAATTACACGGACGCCATGCTTAATCTTAATAAGTTATCTTTAACGTTTAATATGTCAGAAACTTATTTATCCCAATACTTTAAGGAGCATACAGGTGAGAATTATTCCGATTATCTGAAGAAGATAAGGATGCAATATGCAGCATCACAGTTACTAGAAACAGATAAAAACATTTCACAGATTTCAGATGCCATTGGTTACAGCTCGATTAGTGCATTTTCAAGGGCTTTTAGGCAGTATTATGGTATCAGTGCAAGTATGTATAAAAAAAATGCATGCACATGTTATTCAATAGAAAATGGAGGGGAATCTAATGGATATTAA
- a CDS encoding glycoside hydrolase family 28 protein, which translates to MDINLKAKGNSVLRTKDIQQAIDACSHNGGGHIYFEAGVYPIGTIYLKSNVHLRLDNRTIIQGSASINDYTQDTHKQMYRNETHMDRCLIFAKDCKHISIVGGVFDGQGETFKGDRPMMFRYLGCEDIRIEEVKMINPASWTNAFIQCKHIRISHIDIHSRANKNGDGLDFDACENVFVHHSTFNCSDDCICVQNSSTSHACANIFIDHNVFESKWAGIRIGLLSTGVIEHVFVSNCSFKNIACSGLKIQSSEGALIHHIHCSHLSMDKVRRPFFITLNHYRENVNYADEPINTKSQLSRITVSDIYATTFDNNALPNCMIIDAEPGNTIEDIVLRNIHYTVYGNSTYEERQIPYLGHTRAEAYTYEGDLPASGLFARNVKGLHYEGIKINTKQKDCRKEIVQV; encoded by the coding sequence ATGGATATTAATTTAAAAGCTAAGGGCAATTCGGTATTAAGAACCAAAGATATCCAGCAGGCCATCGATGCGTGTAGTCATAATGGGGGTGGTCATATTTATTTTGAAGCTGGGGTATACCCTATCGGCACCATTTACTTAAAATCTAATGTACATCTTAGGTTGGACAACAGAACCATAATTCAAGGCAGTGCTTCTATCAACGATTACACCCAGGATACCCATAAACAGATGTATAGAAATGAAACCCATATGGATCGGTGTCTAATTTTTGCCAAAGACTGCAAGCACATTTCTATAGTAGGCGGTGTTTTTGACGGACAAGGAGAAACGTTTAAGGGTGATCGGCCAATGATGTTCCGATATCTTGGATGTGAGGATATCCGAATAGAAGAAGTGAAAATGATCAACCCTGCGTCTTGGACCAATGCCTTTATACAGTGCAAGCATATTAGAATTAGTCACATTGATATCCATAGTCGAGCCAATAAGAACGGTGATGGGCTTGATTTTGATGCTTGTGAAAATGTGTTTGTCCATCATTCCACCTTTAATTGCAGTGACGATTGTATCTGTGTACAAAACTCCTCAACATCTCATGCATGTGCCAACATCTTTATCGACCATAACGTGTTTGAAAGTAAATGGGCAGGCATTCGTATTGGTTTATTAAGTACAGGGGTTATTGAACATGTCTTTGTATCCAACTGTTCCTTTAAAAATATTGCGTGCAGTGGTCTTAAGATTCAATCTTCTGAAGGTGCTTTGATTCATCACATTCATTGCAGTCATTTGAGTATGGATAAAGTGAGGCGTCCCTTTTTTATCACATTAAACCATTATCGGGAGAATGTAAATTATGCAGATGAACCCATTAACACAAAAAGTCAGCTTAGTCGCATCACCGTCAGTGATATCTATGCAACAACCTTCGATAATAATGCACTGCCTAACTGTATGATTATAGATGCTGAACCTGGAAATACTATTGAAGATATTGTCTTAAGAAATATTCATTATACCGTTTACGGGAACAGTACCTATGAAGAAAGACAGATTCCTTATCTTGGACATACACGAGCAGAAGCCTATACATATGAAGGTGATCTTCCTGCAAGTGGTTTATTTGCAAGAAATGTCAAGGGTCTACACTATGAAGGCATTAAGATTAATACGAAACAGAAGGATTGTCGAAAGGAGATCGTACAGGTATGA
- a CDS encoding sulfatase-like hydrolase/transferase, whose amino-acid sequence MKKPNIVFIFADDQRLDTINCLGNHDIKTPHLDQLCGEGEAFTNAHIMGATSPAVCMPSRAMLLTGRELHHLHGEGRRNGAIIPEAHVTFPRYFSDHGYHSHGIGKWHQDRASFNRSFDTAERIFGFANGWYENYGGHFNIPLHDYDPTGAYPHENAYILDKNGHKEGVRQAVCGMHSNDIFRDAAVEFIEERTEEEPFFMYVSLVAPHDPRQTSDQYEDMYSSESVPLPENYLDMHPFDNGDLYSRDEKLEWWPRRKRAIRKHIADYYAMITHIDDTVGAIVKALQNKGIYEDTLLIFSGDNGLAVGQHGLMGKQSLYEHSIRVPLIMKGPGIEKGKRNDTLCYLLDIFPTLCDICNLPIPKTVDGISLYGTEKRNHLQFAYLDCQKAYKDENYKVIRYDVNGERRYQLFDMKEDVKEMHDLSQQDDYQHIVETYKRKVNTWANAFCWSENHE is encoded by the coding sequence ATGAAAAAGCCTAATATTGTTTTTATATTTGCTGATGATCAGCGGTTAGATACCATTAACTGCTTAGGAAACCATGACATTAAGACCCCTCATCTGGACCAATTATGTGGAGAAGGAGAGGCTTTTACCAATGCTCATATCATGGGGGCAACCAGCCCAGCAGTCTGTATGCCCAGCCGAGCCATGTTACTGACAGGCAGAGAACTACATCATCTTCATGGGGAAGGCCGTCGAAATGGGGCCATTATCCCAGAAGCACATGTAACGTTTCCAAGGTATTTTTCAGACCATGGTTATCATAGTCATGGTATTGGAAAATGGCATCAAGATAGGGCCTCTTTTAATCGGAGTTTTGATACGGCAGAACGTATATTTGGATTCGCTAATGGCTGGTATGAAAACTACGGTGGCCACTTTAATATCCCATTACATGATTATGACCCAACAGGTGCCTATCCACATGAAAACGCTTATATCCTTGATAAAAATGGGCATAAGGAAGGTGTGAGACAAGCTGTTTGCGGTATGCATTCCAATGACATTTTCAGGGATGCGGCGGTTGAATTTATTGAGGAAAGAACGGAAGAAGAACCCTTTTTTATGTATGTTTCTTTGGTAGCACCTCATGACCCTAGACAGACATCGGATCAGTATGAAGACATGTATTCTTCTGAAAGCGTCCCATTACCAGAAAACTATCTAGACATGCATCCTTTTGACAATGGGGATTTGTATAGTCGTGATGAAAAATTGGAATGGTGGCCAAGGCGAAAAAGGGCCATAAGAAAACACATTGCCGATTATTATGCCATGATAACCCATATTGATGATACCGTGGGGGCAATTGTCAAAGCACTCCAAAATAAAGGCATATATGAAGATACCCTCCTTATCTTTTCAGGCGATAACGGTCTTGCTGTGGGACAGCATGGGTTAATGGGCAAACAGAGTCTCTATGAGCACAGTATAAGAGTACCGTTGATCATGAAAGGACCAGGGATTGAAAAAGGTAAACGAAATGATACCTTGTGCTACCTATTGGATATTTTCCCAACCTTATGTGATATATGTAATCTGCCTATACCAAAGACGGTAGATGGTATATCGTTATATGGTACAGAAAAGAGAAACCATCTTCAATTTGCTTATCTGGATTGTCAGAAAGCTTACAAAGATGAAAACTATAAAGTAATCCGCTATGATGTTAATGGGGAAAGAAGATACCAGCTGTTTGACATGAAAGAAGATGTAAAAGAAATGCATGATTTAAGTCAGCAAGATGATTATCAACATATAGTTGAAACCTATAAGCGTAAAGTCAATACATGGGCTAATGCTTTTTGCTGGAGTGAAAACCACGAATAA